The following coding sequences lie in one Megalodesulfovibrio gigas DSM 1382 = ATCC 19364 genomic window:
- a CDS encoding menaquinone biosynthetic enzyme MqnA/MqnD family protein, whose translation MNAAPVTSATSTRLGRIEYVNVAPIYYPLEAGWMPHGCVMRSGTPAQCNELLRAEEVDVSSISSIEYARAPERYLLLPGLAIASFGPVGSVLLFSSVPLDELQDKPILVTAATHTSAALLQLLLAQRLGACPPLVHAEGGIRNSLAHGECPAAALAIGDEALVLARNPCFSHTYDLGAMWRESTNLPFVFGLWAARRDWALAHPQEAARVARLLCAARDLGLTRLEEVIDATQDRTTRSKEYLLTYFTCLRLVLRDEEFAGLQRFFQLLHAHGMLPALPCIEFLDTAPAEC comes from the coding sequence ATGAACGCCGCCCCCGTCACTTCGGCCACCTCCACCCGTCTTGGCCGCATCGAATATGTGAACGTGGCCCCCATCTACTACCCCCTGGAAGCCGGATGGATGCCGCATGGCTGCGTCATGCGTTCGGGCACGCCGGCCCAGTGCAACGAGCTGCTGCGGGCCGAGGAGGTGGACGTCTCCTCCATTTCCTCCATCGAATACGCGCGCGCGCCGGAGCGCTATCTGCTGCTGCCGGGGCTGGCCATTGCCAGCTTTGGCCCCGTGGGCAGCGTGCTGCTGTTTTCCAGCGTGCCCCTGGACGAGCTGCAGGACAAGCCCATCCTGGTCACGGCGGCCACGCACACCTCTGCCGCCTTGCTGCAACTGTTGCTTGCGCAACGGCTTGGCGCGTGCCCGCCTCTGGTGCACGCTGAAGGCGGCATCCGCAACTCCCTGGCGCATGGCGAATGCCCGGCCGCAGCCCTGGCCATTGGCGACGAAGCCCTGGTGCTGGCGCGCAACCCGTGCTTCTCCCACACCTACGACCTTGGGGCCATGTGGCGCGAATCCACGAATCTGCCTTTTGTCTTCGGCCTGTGGGCTGCCCGGCGGGACTGGGCCCTGGCCCATCCGCAGGAAGCCGCCCGCGTGGCCCGGCTGCTCTGTGCCGCCCGGGATCTGGGGCTGACACGGCTGGAAGAAGTGATCGACGCCACCCAGGACCGCACCACGCGAAGCAAGGAATATCTCCTCACCTATTTCACATGCCTTCGTCTGGTGCTTCGCGATGAGGAATTTGCCGGATTGCAACGATTTTTCCAGCTATTGCACGCGCACGGCATGTTGCCGGCCCTGCCGTGCATCGAATTTCTGGACACCGCCCCGGCGGAATGCTAG
- a CDS encoding amidohydrolase family protein encodes MATLLRARRALTLQPGRPVIEDAALVVGEDGLIHDVGTWKRLQKSWSFPTVCVQDMGEVDLVPGPLNAHTHLELSHTLGRTRLGQGFGAWLKSLLALDLHDISPAFLRDACHSMTLAGTAFVADVTSRHPRLVAETLARSLLDAHLFWEMIGHAVLDPSPLPPPPQTAGEHLTMSLMGHAPYTTSGPRLQAAKVWNNHRDLPFCLHLAEHDEEREFLRHGTGILAGMVLGTLLPADWTPPGTSSVAYAKALQLLDRRTLAVHCVQLDAEDINTLKTSGATVCLCPRSNAAIAVGRAPVEALRAAGVPLCLGTDGLCSTPSLNVLDELAFLLPQLDPAPGLLEALGWLTTEPARFFGVSHKWGMIAPGRPSRLGILPSSLRDAPL; translated from the coding sequence ATGGCCACGTTGCTGCGCGCCAGACGCGCCCTGACCCTGCAACCGGGCCGGCCGGTCATCGAAGATGCTGCCCTCGTTGTCGGCGAGGACGGTCTTATCCATGATGTCGGCACCTGGAAGCGGCTCCAGAAGTCCTGGTCCTTCCCCACGGTCTGCGTGCAGGACATGGGCGAGGTGGATCTTGTCCCCGGTCCACTCAATGCGCACACCCACCTGGAACTGTCCCATACCCTGGGCCGCACCCGGCTGGGCCAGGGTTTCGGCGCCTGGCTCAAGAGCCTGCTGGCCCTGGATCTGCACGATATCTCCCCTGCGTTTCTGCGCGACGCCTGCCATAGCATGACCCTGGCCGGCACGGCCTTCGTGGCGGACGTCACCTCCCGGCACCCCCGGCTGGTGGCTGAAACATTGGCCCGCAGCCTGCTGGATGCGCACCTGTTCTGGGAAATGATCGGCCATGCCGTGCTGGATCCATCTCCCCTGCCGCCGCCTCCCCAGACGGCCGGCGAGCACCTGACCATGAGTCTCATGGGCCATGCGCCCTATACCACCAGCGGGCCACGGCTGCAGGCGGCCAAGGTCTGGAACAACCACCGCGACCTGCCCTTCTGCCTGCACCTGGCCGAGCACGACGAGGAACGCGAATTCCTGCGCCACGGCACAGGCATCCTGGCGGGCATGGTCCTGGGCACGCTCCTGCCGGCGGACTGGACTCCGCCGGGCACGTCCAGCGTCGCATACGCCAAGGCCTTGCAGCTGCTGGATCGTCGCACCCTGGCCGTGCACTGCGTGCAGCTGGACGCCGAGGACATCAACACCCTCAAGACCAGCGGCGCCACGGTCTGCCTGTGTCCGCGAAGCAACGCTGCCATCGCCGTGGGCCGTGCGCCGGTGGAGGCCCTGCGCGCCGCCGGCGTCCCCCTGTGTCTTGGCACGGACGGCCTGTGCTCCACGCCCAGCCTCAACGTGCTGGACGAGCTGGCCTTCCTGCTGCCGCAGCTGGACCCCGCCCCTGGCCTGCTGGAGGCCCTGGGCTGGCTCACCACCGAGCCGGCGCGATTTTTCGGCGTTTCGCACAAATGGGGGATGATTGCCCCGGGCCGCCCGTCCCGGCTGGGCATCCTGCCGTCCTCCCTGCGGGACGCGCCCCTCTGA
- the mqnB gene encoding futalosine hydrolase, whose protein sequence is MPSRGPLLLLAATPMELAAFLRHTTLHVPPLAPGDSCAHGGLVLAVSGVGPVNAALAAGLLLERHAPRGVILTGIAGSFDTSRHPLGCIRLIAEEIWPEYGIAGARGVHARALKFPQGEIDGEPVWDRLVWDATADARALGLDLSNIPTARGLTVAGVTGTPRRAAAMVRRFTPDLEHMEGFPVALACRRAGVAFVQLRSVSNPVGVRDKRAWDIPAALAALADTGRGMGEKGIFLGG, encoded by the coding sequence ATGCCTTCACGCGGCCCCCTGCTCCTCCTCGCGGCCACCCCCATGGAGCTGGCCGCCTTCCTGCGGCACACCACCCTCCACGTCCCGCCCCTTGCCCCGGGCGACTCCTGCGCCCACGGCGGACTGGTCCTGGCCGTGAGCGGCGTGGGCCCGGTAAACGCGGCCCTGGCTGCCGGCCTTCTGCTGGAGCGCCATGCCCCGCGCGGCGTCATCCTGACGGGCATTGCCGGCAGCTTCGACACCTCGCGCCATCCCCTGGGCTGCATTCGATTGATTGCGGAAGAGATCTGGCCGGAATACGGCATTGCCGGTGCGCGCGGCGTGCACGCCCGGGCGCTCAAGTTCCCACAGGGCGAGATCGACGGCGAGCCGGTCTGGGATCGCCTGGTCTGGGACGCCACGGCCGACGCCCGCGCCCTGGGGCTGGACCTCTCCAATATCCCCACGGCCCGCGGCCTGACTGTGGCCGGCGTCACCGGCACGCCGCGCCGGGCCGCGGCCATGGTTCGCCGCTTCACCCCGGATCTGGAGCACATGGAGGGATTCCCCGTGGCCCTGGCATGCCGCCGGGCCGGCGTGGCGTTTGTCCAGCTGCGCAGCGTCTCCAACCCCGTGGGGGTGCGGGACAAACGCGCCTGGGACATCCCCGCCGCACTGGCGGCGCTGGCTGACACGGGAAGGGGAATGGGGGAGAAGGGAATATTTCTGGGGGGATAA
- the ahbA gene encoding siroheme decarboxylase subunit alpha, protein MEVDAEKKTAQSIQMDDVDKRLLDIIQTAFPLTPRPYQTLGEALGVTEAEALARVRRLKALKIIRRLGANFQSRALGFRSTLCAAKVPPEQLDDFIARVNALPGTTHNYLRRHDYNVWFTLIGPSWEDVCRTLDELSAATGLTILNLPAKKLFKIRVDFRMQED, encoded by the coding sequence ATGGAAGTTGACGCTGAAAAGAAGACGGCTCAGTCCATCCAGATGGATGATGTGGACAAGCGGCTGCTGGACATCATCCAGACGGCCTTTCCCCTCACCCCGCGGCCCTACCAGACCTTGGGCGAGGCCCTGGGCGTCACCGAGGCCGAGGCCCTGGCGCGGGTGCGCCGGCTCAAGGCCCTGAAGATCATCCGCCGGTTGGGGGCCAACTTCCAGTCCCGGGCCCTGGGCTTCCGGTCCACCCTGTGCGCGGCCAAGGTGCCGCCGGAGCAGCTGGACGACTTCATCGCCCGGGTGAACGCCCTGCCGGGCACCACGCACAACTACCTGCGCCGGCACGACTACAATGTCTGGTTCACCCTCATCGGCCCGAGCTGGGAAGACGTCTGCCGCACCCTGGACGAACTCTCCGCCGCCACCGGCCTGACCATCCTCAATCTCCCGGCCAAAAAGCTGTTCAAGATCCGCGTGGATTTCCGGATGCAGGAAGACTAG
- the ahbD gene encoding heme b synthase gives MTHPHSKDPAGHPGSHPGGHPEGMPKSMPQTLEDGSPLCRLVAWELTRSCNLACKHCRAEAHMEPYPGELSTDEAKALIDSFKQVGDPIIIFTGGEPLLRKDIFELVKHASDQGLRCVMAPNGTLLNPENVARLKAAGIQRCSISIDGPDAATHDVFRGVPGAFEAAMRGIQYLTDAGVEFQINTTVTKDNLHQFKEIYTLADSLGAKAWHIFLLVPTGRAAGMADQVIAATEYEQVLNWFYDFRKTTSMHLKATCAPHYYRIMRQRAAAEGLPVDRENFGMDAMTRGCLGGTGFCFVSHVGIVQPCGYLDLNCGDIKQKPFPEIWRTSPQFKQFRTPSDYEGKCGPCEFHRVCGGCRARAYTMAGNYMAEEPLCSYTPKRLCKAL, from the coding sequence ATGACGCATCCCCATTCCAAAGATCCTGCCGGCCATCCGGGCAGTCATCCGGGCGGTCATCCGGAGGGCATGCCCAAATCCATGCCTCAGACCCTGGAAGACGGTTCTCCCCTGTGCCGGCTGGTGGCCTGGGAGCTGACCCGCAGCTGCAACCTCGCCTGCAAGCATTGCCGGGCCGAGGCGCACATGGAGCCGTACCCCGGCGAACTCTCCACGGACGAAGCTAAGGCCCTCATCGACAGCTTCAAGCAGGTGGGCGACCCGATCATCATCTTCACCGGCGGCGAGCCCCTGCTACGCAAAGACATCTTCGAGCTGGTCAAGCATGCCTCGGACCAGGGCCTGCGCTGTGTCATGGCGCCCAACGGCACCTTGCTGAACCCGGAGAATGTGGCCAGACTCAAGGCCGCGGGCATCCAGCGCTGCTCCATCTCCATCGACGGCCCCGATGCCGCCACCCACGACGTGTTCCGCGGCGTGCCCGGCGCCTTCGAGGCGGCCATGCGCGGCATCCAGTACCTGACGGACGCCGGCGTGGAGTTTCAGATCAACACCACCGTCACCAAGGACAATCTCCATCAGTTCAAGGAGATTTACACCCTGGCCGACTCCCTGGGGGCCAAGGCCTGGCACATCTTCCTGCTGGTGCCCACGGGCCGGGCAGCGGGGATGGCCGATCAGGTGATCGCCGCCACGGAATACGAACAGGTGCTCAACTGGTTCTACGACTTCCGCAAAACCACCTCCATGCACCTGAAGGCCACCTGCGCGCCGCACTACTACCGCATCATGCGCCAGCGCGCCGCGGCGGAAGGCCTGCCCGTGGACCGGGAAAACTTCGGCATGGACGCCATGACCCGCGGCTGCCTGGGCGGCACGGGCTTCTGCTTCGTCTCCCACGTGGGCATCGTCCAGCCGTGCGGCTATCTGGATCTCAACTGCGGGGACATCAAGCAGAAACCGTTCCCCGAGATCTGGCGCACCTCGCCGCAGTTCAAGCAGTTCCGCACCCCCTCGGATTACGAAGGCAAGTGCGGCCCCTGCGAGTTCCACCGCGTCTGCGGCGGTTGCCGGGCCCGGGCCTACACCATGGCCGGCAACTACATGGCCGAGGAGCCCCTGTGCTCCTACACTCCCAAGCGGCTGTGCAAGGCGCTGTAA
- the hemB gene encoding porphobilinogen synthase, translating to MALESFPMPQGFHRGRRLRRTPALRDLVREHSVDAGDLIQPYFVDELLDSHAVSPIGSMPGQFRYGEKALVDEAARLADAGVGGVILFGIPKEKDAIGSQGFAAEGIVQRSIAAIKARVPQLLVMTDVCCCEYTSHGHCGQLCGEDVENDATLRLLQQTAVSHARAGADIVAPSDMMDGRVAAIRQALDAAGFPQIPVLSYAVKYASGFYGPFREAADSTPAFGDRASYQMDPANVREALREAQADVDEGADMLMVKPGMPYLDIVRLLRDRFPHPLFVYQVSGEYAMIKAAAQLGWLDEKRVALESLLAFKRAGADGILTYFAKDFASLK from the coding sequence ATGGCGCTGGAATCGTTTCCCATGCCCCAGGGCTTCCACCGCGGTCGCCGGCTGCGGCGCACCCCGGCCCTGCGCGATCTGGTGCGCGAACACAGCGTGGACGCCGGCGATCTCATCCAGCCGTATTTTGTGGATGAGCTGCTGGATTCGCACGCTGTCTCGCCCATCGGCTCCATGCCCGGCCAGTTCCGCTACGGCGAAAAAGCCCTGGTGGACGAGGCCGCCCGTCTGGCCGATGCCGGCGTGGGCGGCGTCATCCTCTTTGGCATCCCCAAGGAAAAAGACGCCATCGGCAGCCAGGGCTTTGCCGCCGAAGGCATCGTCCAGCGCAGCATTGCCGCCATCAAGGCGCGCGTGCCGCAGCTGCTGGTCATGACCGACGTCTGCTGCTGCGAATACACTTCGCATGGCCACTGCGGCCAGCTGTGCGGCGAGGACGTGGAGAACGACGCCACCCTGCGCCTGTTGCAGCAGACCGCCGTGTCCCACGCCCGGGCCGGGGCCGATATCGTCGCCCCGTCGGACATGATGGACGGCCGCGTGGCGGCCATCCGTCAGGCCCTGGACGCCGCGGGCTTCCCGCAGATTCCCGTGCTCTCCTATGCCGTGAAATACGCCTCCGGCTTTTACGGCCCGTTCCGGGAAGCTGCGGACTCCACCCCGGCCTTTGGCGACCGCGCCTCGTATCAGATGGATCCGGCCAATGTCCGGGAGGCCCTGCGCGAGGCTCAGGCCGATGTGGACGAGGGCGCGGACATGCTCATGGTCAAGCCCGGTATGCCGTATCTGGATATCGTGCGTCTGTTGCGGGATCGCTTCCCGCATCCGCTGTTCGTCTATCAGGTGAGCGGCGAATACGCCATGATCAAGGCCGCGGCCCAGCTGGGCTGGCTGGATGAAAAACGCGTGGCCCTGGAATCCCTGCTGGCCTTCAAGCGGGCCGGGGCGGACGGCATTCTCACGTACTTTGCCAAGGATTTTGCGAGCCTGAAATGA
- the ahbC gene encoding 12,18-didecarboxysiroheme deacetylase: MIGISKLYCGQVEPSDALRYGRHSGKLPSHLLQFSKDKKPVVVWNMTRRCNLKCVHCYAKALEEQGKDQISTEKGKEIIDDLAAYGAPVMLFSGGEPLVRKDLVELAHHAVSKGMRAVISTNGTLITKEKARELKEVGLSYVGISLDGGEEIHDKFRAVPGAFQAAMQGIENCQNEGLKVGLRFTINKRNVQEVPRLFDIIEERDIPRICFYHLVYAGRGNELIEEDLDHAQTRAVVDLIMDRTRELHDKGKEKEVLTVDNHADGPYVYFRMLKEDPERAARVMELLQFNEGNSTGRGIGCISWDGQVHPDQFWRNHTFGNVLERPFSEIWDDPNIELLAKLKDKKPYVGGRCATCRFLNICGGNFRCRAEAYYGDVWAQDPACYLTDDEIRPQE; this comes from the coding sequence ATGATCGGCATATCAAAACTCTATTGCGGCCAGGTGGAGCCTTCCGACGCGCTGCGCTACGGCCGCCATTCCGGCAAACTGCCCTCGCACCTGCTCCAGTTTTCCAAGGACAAAAAGCCGGTGGTGGTCTGGAACATGACCCGCCGCTGCAACCTCAAGTGCGTGCACTGCTACGCCAAGGCACTGGAAGAACAGGGCAAGGATCAGATTTCCACCGAGAAGGGCAAGGAGATCATCGACGATCTGGCCGCCTACGGCGCGCCGGTGATGCTCTTCTCCGGCGGTGAACCCCTGGTGCGCAAAGATCTGGTGGAACTGGCCCACCATGCCGTCTCCAAAGGCATGCGCGCCGTCATCTCCACCAACGGCACCCTCATCACCAAGGAAAAAGCCCGCGAGCTCAAGGAAGTGGGCCTCTCCTACGTGGGCATTTCCCTGGACGGCGGCGAGGAAATCCACGACAAATTCCGCGCCGTGCCCGGCGCTTTTCAGGCCGCCATGCAGGGCATCGAGAACTGCCAGAACGAGGGCCTCAAGGTGGGCCTGCGCTTCACCATCAACAAGCGCAACGTGCAGGAAGTGCCCAGGCTCTTCGACATCATCGAAGAACGCGACATCCCCCGCATCTGCTTCTATCATCTGGTGTATGCCGGCCGCGGCAACGAGCTGATCGAAGAGGATCTGGACCACGCCCAGACCCGCGCCGTGGTGGACCTGATTATGGACCGCACCCGCGAGCTGCACGACAAGGGCAAGGAAAAGGAAGTGCTGACCGTGGACAACCATGCCGACGGCCCGTACGTCTACTTCCGCATGCTCAAGGAAGACCCCGAGCGCGCCGCCCGCGTGATGGAGCTGCTGCAGTTCAACGAAGGCAACTCCACCGGCCGCGGCATCGGCTGCATTTCCTGGGATGGGCAGGTGCACCCGGACCAGTTCTGGCGCAACCACACCTTCGGCAACGTGCTGGAACGGCCGTTCTCCGAAATCTGGGACGATCCGAACATCGAACTGCTGGCCAAGCTCAAGGACAAAAAGCCTTACGTGGGCGGCCGCTGCGCCACCTGCCGCTTCCTGAACATCTGCGGCGGCAACTTCCGCTGTCGGGCAGAGGCCTACTACGGCGATGTCTGGGCCCAGGATCCGGCCTGCTACCTCACCGACGACGAGATCCGCCCCCAGGAGTAA
- a CDS encoding arsenic resistance protein, whose protein sequence is MWTLLQRISKNLILAIPAMMLLGLAYGLVADARWLKSLIIPFTFLMVYPMMVTLKIRQVFEGGDVKAQVAAQAINFLIIPFLTYGVGLLFFADQPYMALGLLLAGLVPTSGMTISWTGFAKGNVAAAVKMTVIGLTLGSLATPLYVMGLMGATIDVNIGMVLSQILLIVFLPMFLGYVTQQALVKRFGREAFQKNIGPRFPALSTLGVLGIVFVALALKAHTLVGSPGLLLRILLPLALLYSVNYVLSTFVARALLPRGDAIAMVYGTVMRNLSIALAIAINAFGEKGSDAALVVALAYIIQVQSAAWYVKYTDRVFGAAPQKPAMATAAAKA, encoded by the coding sequence ATGTGGACCCTGCTGCAACGCATCTCCAAGAACCTCATTCTGGCCATTCCGGCCATGATGCTTCTGGGTCTGGCCTATGGTCTGGTGGCCGACGCCCGCTGGCTCAAGTCCCTGATCATCCCCTTCACCTTTTTGATGGTCTACCCGATGATGGTCACCCTCAAGATCCGCCAGGTCTTTGAGGGCGGGGACGTCAAGGCCCAGGTGGCGGCCCAGGCCATCAATTTTCTGATCATCCCCTTCCTGACGTATGGCGTGGGGCTGCTGTTTTTTGCGGATCAGCCATACATGGCCCTGGGCCTGCTCCTGGCCGGCCTGGTGCCCACCAGCGGCATGACCATCTCCTGGACCGGATTTGCCAAGGGCAACGTGGCCGCGGCGGTGAAGATGACCGTCATCGGCCTCACCCTGGGCTCCCTGGCCACGCCGTTGTATGTGATGGGCCTGATGGGGGCGACAATCGACGTCAACATCGGCATGGTGCTCAGCCAGATCCTGCTCATCGTCTTCCTGCCCATGTTCCTGGGCTACGTCACGCAGCAGGCCCTGGTGAAGCGTTTTGGCCGGGAAGCATTCCAGAAGAACATCGGCCCCAGGTTCCCGGCTCTCTCCACCCTGGGGGTGCTGGGCATCGTGTTCGTGGCCCTGGCCTTGAAGGCGCACACCCTGGTGGGCTCGCCGGGGCTGCTGCTGCGCATCCTGCTGCCCCTGGCCCTGCTGTACAGCGTCAATTACGTCCTGAGCACCTTCGTGGCCCGGGCGCTGTTGCCGCGGGGAGACGCCATCGCCATGGTCTACGGCACGGTGATGCGGAATTTGTCCATTGCCCTGGCCATTGCCATCAATGCCTTTGGGGAAAAGGGATCGGATGCCGCGCTGGTGGTGGCCCTGGCCTACATCATCCAGGTACAGTCCGCGGCATGGTACGTGAAATATACCGATCGCGTGTTCGGCGCCGCGCCACAGAAGCCGGCCATGGCGACGGCAGCGGCCAAGGCGTAA
- a CDS encoding Crp/Fnr family transcriptional regulator, translating into MPNDDALAFFESLPLFQGMPVDHLALLAHTATSRMHQTGELIVSQDAMVKGLYLLASGRVKLYKILPDGKEQTVYIFNPGEPFCLCSAFRGERFPANAEAMEPSRVYVIPGQALEDAARSDPSLFFNMLMILSRRLKEAMERIESLSTRDISRRVALYLSGHPGIEEGRLFLPMTHRELAKMLGATPEALSRAFRKLAEAGLLRLDGREVTILDAAGLERE; encoded by the coding sequence ATGCCCAATGACGACGCCCTGGCCTTTTTCGAGTCCCTGCCCCTGTTCCAGGGCATGCCCGTGGATCATCTGGCCCTGCTGGCCCACACGGCCACGAGCAGGATGCATCAGACAGGCGAGCTCATCGTCAGCCAGGACGCCATGGTCAAGGGCCTGTATCTCCTGGCCTCGGGCCGGGTGAAGCTGTACAAGATCCTCCCTGACGGCAAGGAGCAGACGGTGTACATCTTCAATCCCGGCGAGCCGTTCTGCCTGTGCTCGGCCTTTCGCGGCGAGCGGTTTCCGGCCAATGCCGAGGCCATGGAGCCGAGCCGGGTGTATGTGATCCCCGGCCAGGCCCTGGAGGACGCCGCCCGGTCAGACCCGTCCCTGTTTTTCAACATGCTGATGATCCTCTCCCGCCGCCTCAAGGAGGCCATGGAGCGCATCGAATCCCTCTCCACCCGGGACATCTCCCGCCGCGTGGCCCTGTATCTGTCCGGGCATCCCGGTATTGAGGAAGGCCGGCTGTTCCTGCCCATGACCCACCGCGAGCTGGCCAAGATGCTTGGCGCCACGCCTGAGGCCCTCTCCCGGGCGTTCCGCAAACTGGCCGAGGCCGGCCTGCTCCGATTGGACGGCCGGGAAGTGACCATCCTGGATGCCGCCGGCCTGGAGCGGGAGTAG
- a CDS encoding cysteine hydrolase family protein → MMDAVLVVDMQQGLFRGGKRHDPEGVTERINLLIDAARRAGRPVLFIQHDGLPGESVEVDTPGWDLLRTLHRLPEDPVIRKTACDAFINTTLEATLAEAGIRSLCICGCCTDFCVDTTVRSAAGRGLGVFVPEDGHTTAHKVYLAAPAIITHHNFVWSELIVPGPGVVVEPAAVLAAKIDASPLA, encoded by the coding sequence ATGATGGATGCCGTGCTTGTGGTGGATATGCAGCAAGGGCTGTTTCGTGGCGGTAAACGTCACGATCCCGAAGGCGTGACCGAGCGCATCAACCTGCTCATTGATGCCGCCCGCCGCGCCGGGCGTCCGGTGCTCTTCATCCAGCATGACGGCCTGCCCGGCGAGTCCGTGGAAGTGGATACCCCGGGCTGGGACCTGCTGCGCACGCTCCACCGGCTGCCCGAGGATCCGGTCATCCGCAAGACGGCGTGCGATGCCTTCATCAATACCACCCTGGAAGCCACGCTGGCCGAGGCCGGCATCCGCAGCCTGTGCATCTGTGGCTGCTGCACGGATTTTTGCGTGGATACAACCGTCCGCAGCGCCGCCGGCCGGGGGCTGGGGGTGTTCGTGCCGGAGGATGGGCACACCACCGCCCACAAGGTGTACCTGGCGGCACCGGCCATCATCACGCATCACAACTTTGTCTGGTCCGAACTCATCGTGCCGGGGCCGGGCGTGGTGGTGGAGCCCGCCGCAGTGCTGGCGGCCAAAATCGACGCCAGCCCCCTTGCCTGA
- a CDS encoding PHP domain-containing protein encodes MIDLHTHSSASDGSDSPSQLIENAKAAGLSAVALTDHDTIAGLSEARRAAGELQIEFIPGCELSVTHGQHRFHMVGLFLPEDASSLQRTLDMLIEERNARNGKIIEKLNQLNIDITIEEVIAKAGGDAVGRPHMAAVLFEKHVVNSMQQAFDQFLGSKGKAYLPKQVLTAAQALQLLTDCGATPIMAHPYSLNLGAVSLAEVVTELRSLGLDGIEAYYPEHTPSQTEQFLALAKRLDLAVSGGSDYHGSFRPHIQLGRGKGTLHVRDELLTALKERRIRRGLSA; translated from the coding sequence TTGATCGATCTACATACCCACTCCTCCGCTTCTGACGGGTCCGACTCCCCTTCCCAACTCATCGAAAACGCCAAAGCCGCCGGCCTTTCCGCCGTGGCACTGACCGACCACGACACCATCGCCGGCCTGTCCGAAGCCCGCCGGGCTGCTGGCGAGCTGCAGATTGAATTCATTCCCGGCTGCGAATTGTCCGTCACCCACGGGCAGCATCGCTTTCATATGGTGGGCCTGTTTCTTCCAGAGGACGCGTCTTCCCTGCAGCGAACCCTGGACATGCTCATCGAAGAGCGCAACGCCAGAAACGGAAAAATCATCGAGAAGCTGAACCAGCTCAATATCGACATCACCATTGAAGAGGTGATCGCCAAGGCTGGCGGCGATGCCGTGGGCCGGCCGCATATGGCCGCCGTGCTCTTCGAAAAGCATGTGGTCAACAGCATGCAGCAGGCGTTCGACCAGTTTCTCGGCTCCAAAGGCAAGGCATACCTCCCCAAGCAGGTGCTTACCGCCGCTCAGGCCCTGCAGCTTTTGACCGATTGCGGCGCCACGCCGATCATGGCCCACCCCTATTCCCTGAATCTTGGCGCTGTCAGCCTTGCCGAAGTGGTGACTGAACTGCGCAGCCTGGGCCTGGACGGCATCGAAGCCTACTACCCCGAACACACCCCGAGCCAGACTGAACAATTCCTGGCCCTGGCCAAACGGCTGGATCTGGCGGTGTCCGGCGGGTCTGACTATCACGGCAGTTTTCGGCCACACATCCAGCTGGGCCGGGGCAAGGGCACATTGCACGTGCGCGACGAGCTGCTGACCGCCCTCAAGGAGCGCCGCATCCGGCGTGGATTGTCGGCATGA